GAATGATGAAAGCATCGATACCCTTTGCTTTTAAGCTACGAACATGCCGTTCTGCATTATTTTTTTCTTTAAATGCACCTACCTGAACTTTATATAACTTCGAAGATATGTTTAGTTCTTTTATGTTTCTTTTCTTTTTTAATTTATATTGAGAAGCGATTCCTTGAGCAATCGCATCAGCACACTTTTGTCGATACTGATCAGACTTTAAAAGTTGGGATTCTTCTTTGTTTGTCATAAAGCCACATTCACAAAGAATAGCGGTCATTTTCGTTTCTCTTAGCACGTGAAAATTAGCAGCCTTCACTCCTCGATTTCTTCTTCCCGTCTCATGAACTAAATTCTTTTGGACTAAGGATGCAAGAGATAACGCTTCTTTCGGTCTAGATGGATATATATAAGTCTCAATGCCA
This portion of the Bacillus carboniphilus genome encodes:
- a CDS encoding N-acetylmuramoyl-L-alanine amidase, which codes for MIKIVLDAGHGMHTPGKRVPDGTMREWEFNSKVVQKTIRKLKEYQDVMILRVDDHTGEKDIPLVERTNKANSFAANCYVSVHANAYGRGFTNPSGIETYIYPSRPKEALSLASLVQKNLVHETGRRNRGVKAANFHVLRETKMTAILCECGFMTNKEESQLLKSDQYRQKCADAIAQGIASQYKLKKKRNIKELNISSKLYKVQVGAFKEKNNAERHVRSLKAKGIDAFIIQE